Proteins encoded in a region of the Psychromicrobium lacuslunae genome:
- a CDS encoding FdhF/YdeP family oxidoreductase, translating to MSKAPREGIDEAELRISVPKKTAVGIPGIVHALQISLEQMGPLRSAETLLRVNQKKGFDCPGCAWPEAERRHIAEFCENGAKAVAEEATKRRVSAAFFAEHSIAELSQQDDYWLGQQGRLTEPMLLEEGASHYRPVDWDTAFGLIRDELRAMETPDQAVFYTSGRTSNEAAFVYQLLVRGLGTNNLPDCSNMCHESSGSALGETIGIGKGSVSLEDVHQAELILIAGQNPGTNHPRMLSALEKAKRNGARIIAINPLPEAGLLRFENPQTVRGLIGGGTAIADDFLQIKLGGDQALFQALGKCLLDAGALDQQFIDEYTTGFEEYRAGLAELDWAAVLTATGLSEAQIRSTAQALIGSQKTIVCWAMGLTQHKHSVATLRDVVNLLLLQGNIGKAGAGVCPVRGHSNVQGDRTMGIFERMPESFHQALDTEFHFESPRKHGFDTVAAIRAMAAGQVRVFIGMGGNFVRATPDTEVTEAALRSTSLTVQISTKLNRSHLVTGRRALILPTLGRTEQDQQSSGAQRVTVEDSMSAVHASQGRLKPASGQLRSEVAIVAGLAQLLFTDEADQPLPGAPRVDWSGLAADYSLIRRHISAVVPGFSDYEEKIDKPGGFVLPHGPRDARRFSTPSGKAVFTANQLEYPQVPEGRLLLQTLRSHDQYNTTIYGKDDRYRGVRGGRRVVFIHQADLDERGLLADELVDLISEWRDPKTDEYSERRATAFRVIPYSTPRGCAAAYYPETNVLVPLESTADVSGTPTSKAVVIRLERHSS from the coding sequence ATGAGTAAAGCACCGCGCGAAGGCATCGATGAAGCTGAACTTCGCATTTCTGTCCCGAAAAAGACGGCCGTCGGCATTCCCGGCATTGTGCATGCCCTGCAGATTTCACTCGAACAAATGGGGCCACTTCGCTCGGCCGAGACCCTATTGCGGGTTAATCAGAAGAAGGGCTTTGACTGTCCCGGCTGCGCTTGGCCAGAAGCCGAGCGTCGGCACATCGCCGAATTTTGTGAGAACGGGGCAAAAGCGGTGGCGGAGGAAGCCACTAAGCGTCGAGTATCTGCAGCTTTCTTCGCTGAGCATTCGATTGCCGAACTCTCTCAGCAGGACGACTACTGGCTGGGCCAGCAGGGCCGATTGACGGAGCCCATGCTGCTTGAGGAAGGGGCCAGCCACTATCGACCGGTCGACTGGGATACCGCCTTTGGCCTAATCCGCGATGAACTGCGGGCGATGGAAACCCCCGATCAGGCGGTTTTCTATACCTCCGGCCGGACCAGCAATGAGGCAGCTTTCGTCTACCAGTTGCTGGTCCGCGGTCTGGGCACCAATAATCTGCCGGATTGTTCGAATATGTGTCATGAATCCTCCGGTTCGGCGCTCGGGGAGACCATCGGCATTGGCAAGGGTTCGGTGTCGCTTGAGGACGTGCACCAGGCCGAGTTGATTCTGATTGCTGGGCAAAACCCTGGCACCAACCATCCACGGATGCTCTCCGCGCTGGAGAAAGCCAAGCGAAACGGCGCTCGCATTATTGCCATTAACCCGCTGCCCGAGGCCGGCCTGCTGCGCTTCGAGAATCCGCAGACGGTGCGCGGGCTGATCGGCGGCGGTACCGCCATCGCCGACGATTTCTTGCAGATCAAACTCGGCGGTGACCAAGCCTTATTCCAGGCGCTCGGTAAGTGCCTGCTCGACGCCGGTGCGCTGGATCAGCAGTTCATTGACGAATACACCACCGGCTTCGAGGAGTATCGCGCTGGCCTGGCGGAGCTCGATTGGGCTGCCGTGCTAACAGCCACCGGGCTGAGCGAAGCGCAAATCAGATCGACTGCCCAGGCACTGATTGGCTCCCAAAAGACGATCGTCTGCTGGGCAATGGGATTGACTCAACATAAGCATTCAGTCGCCACCCTCCGGGACGTCGTCAATCTGCTGCTTTTGCAGGGGAATATTGGCAAAGCGGGTGCTGGTGTCTGCCCGGTGCGTGGGCACTCAAATGTGCAGGGCGATCGCACCATGGGCATCTTTGAGCGGATGCCCGAATCATTCCATCAGGCCCTCGATACCGAATTCCACTTTGAGTCGCCGCGGAAGCACGGCTTCGACACAGTGGCGGCAATCCGGGCGATGGCCGCAGGTCAGGTCCGTGTCTTCATCGGGATGGGCGGCAATTTCGTCCGCGCCACCCCCGACACCGAAGTGACCGAAGCGGCGCTGCGATCAACAAGCCTCACCGTTCAGATCTCCACCAAACTTAATCGCTCGCACCTGGTCACCGGGCGGCGGGCGCTGATCCTGCCGACCCTTGGCCGGACCGAACAGGATCAGCAGAGTAGCGGTGCGCAACGCGTCACGGTAGAGGACTCAATGAGCGCCGTGCACGCATCGCAGGGCCGACTCAAGCCTGCCTCCGGGCAGCTCCGTTCCGAAGTCGCCATCGTTGCGGGGCTGGCCCAACTGCTTTTCACCGATGAAGCAGACCAGCCGCTGCCGGGCGCGCCGCGGGTAGATTGGTCCGGCTTAGCCGCAGATTATTCACTGATCCGACGTCATATTTCCGCGGTGGTACCAGGTTTCTCCGATTACGAAGAGAAAATCGACAAGCCTGGCGGCTTTGTGCTGCCACACGGGCCACGAGACGCTCGACGTTTCAGTACACCAAGCGGTAAGGCGGTGTTCACCGCCAACCAGCTGGAATACCCGCAGGTTCCGGAGGGACGCTTGCTGCTCCAAACCCTCCGTTCGCACGATCAGTACAACACCACCATCTACGGCAAGGACGATCGTTATCGCGGCGTCCGCGGCGGTCGGCGAGTGGTTTTCATCCATCAGGCCGACCTTGACGAGCGTGGCCTATTAGCCGATGAATTAGTGGATCTGATCTCGGAGTGGCGGGACCCGAAAACGGACGAGTACAGCGAGCGCCGGGCCACCGCTTTCCGGGTGATTCCCTACTCCACTCCACGGGGCTGCGCGGCCGCCTACTATCCGGAGACCAACGTGCTAGTGCCCTTGGAGTCGACTGCCGACGTCAGTGGCACCCCGACCTCAAAAGCGGTCGTGATCAGGCTGGAACGGCATAGCAGCTGA
- a CDS encoding HNH endonuclease → MRTLVLNAGYEPLAVVTFRRALILVLAGKASVLAEGDEPVVGAQEILGRPSVILLNRYIRLPYDRATPVSRRGVLRRDNHRCGYCGKAASTIDHIQPKSRGGAHSWENLVACCLRCNNLKSDHTPAEMNWQLRLTPRPPRGGQWQIRELEKPTPEWDPFLSEFAA, encoded by the coding sequence ATGCGTACTCTTGTTCTGAATGCTGGTTACGAACCCCTAGCGGTTGTCACGTTCCGCCGGGCGCTGATCCTTGTGCTGGCTGGGAAAGCTTCTGTTTTAGCTGAAGGCGATGAACCAGTCGTCGGGGCGCAGGAGATTCTCGGACGGCCATCGGTGATCCTGCTGAATCGATACATCCGGCTACCTTATGACCGGGCCACACCGGTCAGCCGGCGCGGGGTGTTACGTCGCGATAATCACCGCTGTGGTTATTGCGGAAAAGCCGCCAGCACCATTGATCACATCCAGCCCAAGTCCCGAGGTGGCGCGCACAGCTGGGAGAATCTGGTGGCTTGTTGTCTACGGTGCAATAACCTTAAGAGCGATCACACCCCTGCCGAAATGAACTGGCAGCTACGCCTCACCCCACGTCCGCCTCGTGGTGGTCAATGGCAGATCCGTGAACTGGAGAAGCCCACACCGGAATGGGATCCCTTCCTCAGTGAATTCGCTGCCTGA
- the mobA gene encoding molybdenum cofactor guanylyltransferase has translation MNSLPEPFAAILLAGGRGSRMGGVLKPALIRNGSSLLAALLGELELLHPAPERIVVVGDREQLVRAIPESHSSSRLSWAREEPSFAGPVAAVSAGLQGVQQERVLLLASDLVEVSAGLRLLFDARTARDGAILIDSAGYDQPLFGLYGRAALSAACHHESQGTGPDSKAPSLRAVLARLELARVLAPDQLSQDIDDWPSAQRWGIIKE, from the coding sequence GTGAATTCGCTGCCTGAGCCCTTTGCCGCCATCCTGTTGGCCGGTGGCAGGGGCAGCAGGATGGGTGGAGTGCTCAAACCCGCTTTGATCAGAAATGGTTCATCACTGCTGGCGGCGCTGTTAGGCGAACTTGAGTTGCTTCATCCCGCGCCTGAGCGCATCGTCGTGGTCGGCGACCGAGAACAACTAGTCCGGGCGATCCCTGAATCGCACAGTTCTTCACGACTGAGCTGGGCACGCGAAGAACCAAGCTTCGCCGGGCCGGTGGCAGCCGTTTCCGCAGGTTTGCAGGGCGTACAGCAGGAAAGAGTTTTACTCCTTGCCAGTGACTTGGTTGAGGTTTCGGCGGGACTGCGGCTGCTGTTCGACGCTCGGACAGCCCGAGACGGCGCAATCCTGATTGATTCAGCGGGTTACGACCAACCATTATTTGGTCTTTACGGTCGGGCTGCTCTGAGCGCAGCCTGCCACCACGAGTCTCAGGGAACAGGCCCGGACTCGAAAGCGCCATCGCTTCGTGCGGTGCTTGCTAGGCTTGAGCTAGCCAGAGTATTGGCGCCGGACCAGCTGAGCCAGGACATCGACGACTGGCCAAGCGCACAGCGCTGGGGAATTATCAAGGAGTGA
- a CDS encoding molybdopterin molybdotransferase MoeA, producing the protein MAEIHLKHEWAVARQIAYDCADRVAEESLPLAAALNRVLSEAVFSAQDIPHFDSSAMDGWAVNGSPPWIFVSAGERLFPGQASAILTGGNLPLGAKAVLRSESGLVTTDQEGLPVLNLSPEAKPGEPRSGQHIRRSGQEASAGELLLPVGTELSPPALALAALAGADVLRVSGRPRVELFFTGDEVIGHGIPEVGQVRDVFSPQLAAVLESLGGTVLGQRRLSDDLLETTEALEKSEATVLITTGGTGSSSADHLHTAISQLGGELLIDGVAMRPGGPSILATLPANGAGSGPRYLVGLPGNPLAAFMALLTLAEPLLAGLNGEQRPETFELAAGVAIEPLAGRTRLMPYRELYGLASPVNKAEAAMLRGLAEADGVLIMPPHGVRMGEPVQALRLPWKL; encoded by the coding sequence ATGGCTGAGATCCATCTGAAACACGAATGGGCGGTGGCTCGTCAGATCGCCTATGACTGTGCGGACCGCGTCGCCGAGGAAAGCTTGCCGCTTGCCGCTGCCCTGAACCGGGTCCTCAGCGAAGCGGTGTTCAGCGCGCAAGACATCCCACATTTCGACTCTTCTGCGATGGACGGCTGGGCCGTCAACGGCAGTCCGCCTTGGATTTTCGTATCGGCCGGTGAGCGGCTCTTTCCCGGTCAAGCCAGTGCTATTCTGACCGGCGGGAACTTGCCGTTGGGGGCAAAAGCAGTGCTGCGTAGCGAGAGCGGTCTGGTGACGACCGACCAGGAAGGGTTACCGGTGCTGAACCTGAGCCCTGAAGCTAAGCCCGGTGAACCACGCAGTGGTCAGCACATTCGTCGTAGCGGTCAGGAAGCGTCCGCGGGCGAACTCCTGCTGCCGGTGGGCACCGAATTAAGCCCACCGGCTTTAGCGCTCGCCGCTTTGGCTGGAGCAGATGTGCTGCGAGTCAGCGGCCGACCGCGAGTCGAGTTGTTCTTCACCGGAGACGAAGTCATTGGGCACGGCATCCCAGAAGTCGGCCAGGTGCGTGATGTTTTTAGCCCACAATTGGCTGCTGTGCTGGAATCTCTCGGGGGTACCGTGCTCGGTCAGCGACGACTTAGTGATGATCTGCTCGAGACCACCGAGGCCCTGGAGAAGTCCGAGGCCACCGTGCTGATCACCACCGGTGGTACCGGTAGTTCAAGCGCTGACCATCTGCACACCGCGATCAGCCAGCTGGGCGGAGAATTGCTGATTGACGGGGTGGCAATGCGTCCGGGAGGGCCCAGCATCCTGGCGACGCTACCGGCCAACGGCGCTGGCTCCGGTCCACGATACTTAGTGGGTTTGCCGGGAAACCCGTTGGCCGCCTTCATGGCCTTGTTGACGCTGGCCGAACCTTTACTCGCCGGGCTGAACGGCGAACAACGTCCGGAAACCTTTGAACTTGCCGCCGGTGTGGCGATTGAGCCACTCGCTGGAAGGACCCGGTTAATGCCCTATCGTGAGCTCTACGGCCTGGCCTCCCCGGTGAACAAGGCTGAGGCGGCAATGCTGCGAGGGCTAGCCGAAGCCGACGGCGTCCTGATCATGCCGCCGCATGGCGTCCGGATGGGAGAGCCGGTACAGGCGCTACGGCTGCCCTGGAAACTCTAA
- a CDS encoding alpha-mannosidase yields the protein MHDDRRLTEARLDRFIRERLERALYLRSTQLTVSGWQVPDEPVPFDEAITQQFEAVQNGEAWGAPWSTKWLHVTGQLPEDYAKSGARLEIVAELGYSNEMPGFQCEGIAWRPDGSIVKALSPRNKYLPVEQLSVGQDGRIDFYIEAAANPDVAQGWTFQPNPLGDKATAGKEPIYTFGGVTLAELDETVWELNQDVWTLAGLMHELPTELPRRHEILRALERMLDVMDPDDISGTAQAGREALAGVLSQPAYASAHQVVATGHAHIDSAWLWPVRETIRKCARTFSNVVALMDEYPDFVFSCSSAQQLSWIKEFYPELFERIKVKVAAGQFVPVGGMWVESDTNMPGSEAMARQFVEGKSFFRREFGIDCKEAWLPDSFGYSGALPQIVDAAGIDWFLTQKISWNQVNVMPHHTFQWEGIDGTRVFTHFPPVDTYNSELSGRELAHAQSNYREKGRSNVSLAPFGWGDGGGGPTREMIAAARRTASLEGSPKVRMGSAKSFFEQAQAEYPAPPVWLGEMYLELHRGTYTSQSNTKKGNRRSEHLLREAELWAATATVRKGVAYPAAELKRLWQLVLLQQFHDILPGSSIAWVHQDAERNYAAIAKELEEIIASSMRTLVGEGDTEFTFNAAPHERSGVPALAAVPSVSVETPVEVTEADGGYVLDNGIIRAVIDANGLITSLMDYASGREAIAPGGAGNHLELHRDTPNAWDAWDIDEFYRHNVTDCTEARSVTLESAGWDAVVVVERLIGTSPLTQRISLSAGSPSLTITSQIDWQESQKLLKLGFELDVRADRSASETQFGHVFRPTHTNTSWETAKFEICAHRWIHVAEPGYGVAVSNGSTYGHDVTRAVREADGGTTTTVRLSLLRAPKSPDPFTDQGEHELVVSIRPGAAIADAVEEGYRTNLAPRTITGAEAVQPLFSVFNAALVVEAVKLAEDGSGDVIVRLYESLGERSTGLIRAGYPVSGVEVVDLLEEALPAPVGVVLGADSVELTLRPFQLVTLRFKR from the coding sequence GTGCACGATGATCGTCGCCTGACCGAGGCTCGACTAGACCGGTTTATCCGAGAACGGCTGGAACGAGCTCTCTATTTGAGGTCTACTCAGCTGACCGTCAGCGGTTGGCAGGTTCCGGATGAACCGGTACCTTTTGACGAAGCGATCACGCAACAGTTTGAAGCTGTGCAAAACGGCGAGGCTTGGGGCGCCCCGTGGAGCACTAAATGGTTGCATGTCACCGGTCAGCTACCCGAAGACTACGCAAAGTCCGGCGCTCGGCTGGAGATCGTCGCCGAACTTGGTTACAGCAATGAGATGCCCGGGTTCCAATGTGAGGGCATAGCTTGGCGGCCCGATGGCAGCATCGTCAAGGCACTTTCGCCGCGTAATAAGTATTTGCCCGTTGAGCAGCTTTCGGTCGGTCAGGATGGCCGCATCGACTTCTATATTGAGGCGGCAGCAAACCCGGACGTCGCGCAGGGCTGGACGTTCCAGCCCAACCCGCTGGGCGATAAGGCGACCGCAGGCAAGGAGCCGATTTACACCTTTGGCGGTGTCACACTGGCCGAGCTGGATGAGACCGTTTGGGAACTAAACCAGGATGTCTGGACACTGGCCGGGCTGATGCATGAGCTGCCGACCGAATTGCCGCGTCGCCATGAAATTCTCCGCGCACTTGAGCGAATGCTCGATGTGATGGACCCCGACGACATTTCCGGGACCGCTCAGGCCGGTCGGGAAGCGCTCGCCGGAGTGCTGAGTCAACCCGCCTACGCCTCCGCACATCAAGTGGTGGCCACCGGACACGCGCATATTGACTCGGCCTGGCTGTGGCCGGTACGCGAGACGATCCGTAAATGTGCCCGGACCTTCTCCAATGTGGTCGCCCTGATGGACGAGTATCCGGACTTCGTTTTTTCTTGTTCTTCGGCCCAGCAGCTCTCCTGGATCAAGGAGTTCTATCCTGAGCTATTCGAACGCATCAAGGTCAAAGTTGCGGCCGGACAGTTCGTGCCGGTTGGCGGGATGTGGGTTGAGTCCGACACCAATATGCCCGGTAGCGAGGCGATGGCTCGCCAGTTTGTGGAAGGCAAGAGCTTCTTCCGCCGCGAGTTCGGCATCGACTGCAAGGAAGCTTGGTTGCCGGATTCGTTTGGCTACTCCGGAGCGCTGCCGCAAATCGTTGATGCCGCCGGCATCGATTGGTTCTTGACCCAGAAGATTTCCTGGAACCAGGTCAATGTGATGCCACACCACACCTTCCAATGGGAGGGTATCGACGGTACCCGGGTGTTCACGCACTTTCCGCCCGTGGACACTTACAACAGCGAATTGAGCGGCCGGGAACTCGCGCATGCCCAGAGCAATTACCGTGAGAAGGGGCGTAGCAATGTTTCCTTGGCTCCCTTTGGCTGGGGCGACGGCGGTGGCGGTCCAACCCGCGAAATGATCGCTGCTGCCCGGCGTACTGCTTCCTTAGAAGGCTCACCCAAGGTCCGGATGGGTAGCGCGAAGAGCTTCTTCGAGCAGGCGCAGGCGGAATACCCGGCCCCGCCGGTCTGGCTCGGTGAGATGTATCTCGAACTGCACCGGGGTACCTACACCTCGCAGTCGAACACCAAGAAGGGCAACCGGCGCAGCGAGCACCTGCTCCGCGAGGCCGAGCTCTGGGCGGCCACCGCGACGGTGCGCAAGGGCGTTGCTTATCCGGCGGCCGAGTTGAAGCGACTCTGGCAGCTGGTGCTGCTTCAGCAGTTCCACGATATTCTGCCGGGCAGCTCAATCGCCTGGGTACACCAGGATGCTGAGCGAAATTACGCCGCGATAGCCAAGGAACTGGAAGAGATCATCGCCTCCTCGATGCGTACTTTGGTCGGCGAGGGGGACACCGAGTTCACTTTCAATGCGGCACCGCATGAGCGTTCCGGAGTGCCGGCGCTCGCTGCCGTTCCCTCGGTGAGTGTTGAAACTCCGGTCGAGGTGACCGAGGCCGATGGTGGCTATGTTTTGGACAATGGCATCATCCGTGCGGTGATCGATGCCAATGGTCTGATCACCTCGCTGATGGACTACGCCAGCGGACGCGAGGCGATTGCACCGGGTGGAGCGGGTAACCATCTCGAATTGCACCGTGACACCCCGAATGCCTGGGACGCCTGGGATATTGACGAGTTCTATCGGCATAATGTCACCGATTGCACGGAGGCCCGCTCGGTCACCTTGGAAAGTGCGGGCTGGGACGCCGTCGTGGTGGTGGAACGACTGATCGGTACCTCGCCGCTCACTCAGCGAATCAGCCTTTCGGCGGGTTCACCCTCGCTCACCATTACCAGCCAGATCGACTGGCAGGAAAGTCAGAAACTACTCAAGTTGGGCTTTGAACTGGATGTCCGTGCCGACCGAAGCGCTTCAGAAACCCAGTTCGGTCATGTTTTCCGACCCACCCACACCAACACCTCGTGGGAGACCGCCAAGTTTGAGATCTGCGCACATCGCTGGATCCACGTCGCGGAGCCCGGTTATGGGGTCGCGGTCAGCAACGGTTCAACCTATGGTCACGATGTCACTCGGGCAGTACGCGAAGCTGACGGTGGCACCACCACGACAGTGCGGTTGTCGCTGCTCCGGGCACCGAAGTCACCCGACCCCTTCACCGACCAGGGCGAGCACGAGTTAGTGGTGAGTATCCGGCCAGGTGCCGCGATCGCTGACGCCGTCGAGGAGGGCTACCGGACCAACCTGGCACCGCGTACCATTACCGGTGCCGAGGCGGTGCAGCCGCTGTTCAGCGTCTTCAACGCGGCCTTGGTGGTTGAGGCGGTCAAGCTCGCCGAAGACGGCTCGGGAGACGTGATTGTCAGACTGTACGAATCGTTAGGGGAGCGTTCCACCGGTTTGATCCGAGCAGGGTACCCGGTCTCTGGTGTTGAGGTCGTCGATCTGCTGGAGGAAGCTTTACCGGCTCCGGTGGGCGTGGTACTCGGTGCGGATTCCGTTGAACTGACCTTGCGTCCCTTCCAATTGGTCACGCTAAGGTTCAAGCGCTAA
- a CDS encoding NlpC/P60 family protein: MSNREGIARHRAEATKTSSIAVIAKAVSDNAGGVGRQAAVIAAASGLVLTTGIAANAAQPSEVQRDTNTSTLKVQAASQGVTASSKVQISFESPKASSSAPAAVVPVVKVESNTTAPVAEPVAQTAASQPAAQAAPVATPAATQESKTTQAAAAKPASQKSGIGATIAAAAYAQLGVAQDCTALASNSLAAAGIFYHGWPAGYLSLGRTISESEAQPGDLIYYANGGGGQAHIAVYVGNGQAVHGGWNGYTTAVFSAHVGSGPVFIAIGH, translated from the coding sequence AAAGCTGTTAGTGACAATGCCGGTGGGGTCGGCCGTCAAGCAGCTGTCATCGCCGCCGCTTCGGGTCTGGTCTTGACCACCGGGATTGCTGCCAATGCGGCTCAGCCCAGCGAGGTTCAGCGTGACACCAACACCTCAACGTTGAAGGTTCAGGCTGCTAGCCAGGGCGTCACTGCTTCCTCGAAGGTGCAGATCAGCTTTGAGAGCCCGAAGGCTTCCTCCTCTGCTCCGGCTGCAGTCGTGCCGGTTGTCAAGGTTGAGAGTAACACCACGGCTCCGGTCGCTGAACCGGTTGCCCAGACCGCGGCAAGCCAGCCCGCAGCTCAGGCTGCTCCGGTAGCTACTCCGGCCGCCACTCAGGAAAGCAAGACCACGCAAGCTGCGGCTGCTAAGCCGGCAAGCCAGAAGAGTGGCATTGGCGCCACCATCGCTGCCGCCGCTTATGCTCAGCTGGGCGTCGCTCAGGACTGCACCGCGCTGGCAAGTAACTCGCTCGCTGCTGCTGGTATTTTCTACCACGGCTGGCCGGCTGGCTACCTCTCCTTGGGTCGCACCATCAGCGAATCCGAAGCTCAGCCCGGCGATTTGATCTACTACGCAAATGGCGGTGGCGGCCAGGCTCACATTGCTGTTTACGTTGGCAATGGTCAGGCTGTGCACGGCGGCTGGAATGGCTACACCACTGCAGTCTTCTCCGCTCACGTGGGTAGCGGACCGGTCTTCATCGCTATCGGTCACTAA
- a CDS encoding DUF6457 domain-containing protein, with product MEQSSPQQQAEDQQEILDNWCKELLAKFEISGTPLDSAAILGLAGRAAHGIVRPAAPLTTFIAGFAAGLAAGSGQASDELALRSAIETAREAVAARNG from the coding sequence GTGGAACAAAGCAGTCCGCAGCAGCAGGCTGAAGACCAGCAAGAAATTCTCGATAACTGGTGTAAGGAGCTGCTGGCAAAGTTTGAAATTAGCGGCACCCCGCTCGATAGCGCTGCGATTCTCGGCCTGGCGGGTCGAGCCGCTCATGGCATCGTCCGACCGGCTGCCCCGTTGACAACTTTTATTGCTGGATTCGCCGCAGGCTTAGCCGCCGGCAGTGGCCAGGCCTCGGATGAGCTTGCGCTCCGCTCCGCCATCGAAACGGCCAGGGAAGCGGTTGCCGCCCGCAATGGCTGA
- the fdhD gene encoding formate dehydrogenase accessory sulfurtransferase FdhD translates to MSRLTKRARIHKVRLNSDESAEQQLTVTTVQREDQLAAEEPLEMRIGDDPFSVTMRTPGDDFDLVAGFLVSEGVIADPAELISLRFCAGEDENGQQTFNVVQAQLRPDVRVPDLHRHVYTTSSCGICGTASIEAVRKDSRFATLEQSVSIPLPILADLPERLKRAQRLFAKTGGVHAAGLFDLDGELLCLREDVGRHNAVDKVIGWALRQGSLPLTSTVLQVSGRASFELVQKAAMAGIPLLAAVSAPSSLAVQLAEEVGMGLVGFSRGNSLNIYAGAERIELAEG, encoded by the coding sequence GTGAGTAGATTGACAAAAAGGGCACGGATTCACAAGGTACGGCTGAATTCGGACGAATCAGCCGAGCAACAGCTCACGGTGACCACGGTGCAACGCGAGGACCAGCTGGCGGCTGAGGAGCCCCTAGAGATGCGGATTGGTGATGATCCGTTCTCCGTGACAATGCGGACGCCAGGTGATGATTTCGACCTGGTCGCGGGTTTCCTGGTCTCTGAAGGGGTAATTGCCGATCCGGCAGAACTCATCTCACTGCGTTTCTGTGCTGGCGAAGACGAGAATGGCCAGCAAACCTTTAATGTGGTGCAAGCTCAACTCCGACCAGATGTGCGAGTGCCCGACCTGCACCGTCACGTCTACACCACGAGCTCCTGCGGAATCTGCGGCACCGCTTCCATTGAGGCGGTTCGGAAAGACTCAAGGTTCGCTACCTTGGAACAGTCAGTCAGTATTCCACTGCCTATTCTGGCGGACTTGCCGGAGCGCCTGAAGCGGGCGCAGCGGCTTTTCGCTAAGACCGGTGGCGTGCATGCCGCCGGACTTTTCGACCTGGACGGTGAACTGCTTTGCCTGCGGGAAGATGTCGGCCGACATAATGCGGTAGACAAGGTTATCGGTTGGGCATTGCGCCAGGGCAGCTTGCCGCTGACCTCGACGGTGCTTCAGGTTTCTGGCCGGGCCTCCTTCGAACTGGTGCAGAAGGCTGCGATGGCGGGGATTCCTCTGCTGGCCGCGGTGAGCGCACCTTCGTCCTTAGCGGTGCAACTGGCCGAGGAAGTAGGAATGGGACTGGTGGGGTTCAGCCGGGGAAACTCGCTGAACATCTATGCCGGAGCCGAACGAATCGAGCTGGCTGAGGGCTAG